A portion of the Bacillus thuringiensis genome contains these proteins:
- a CDS encoding DUF402 domain-containing protein — MKRKYGDGSSWKRLIEKGYTVKQVEEGMLGILDIKKVREPSCKEYDGKEICIAGNGYTWVQYFINGKNFAITAMLDDRHNLVQYYIDVTKEYEIDDRGLPYFDDLYLDVVLLPSGKVYVLDEEELEDAYKSGDVTKEDYELVWYTTKWILATIKNSEFYWISILEEEIEKLK; from the coding sequence ATGAAACGTAAATATGGTGATGGTTCTTCGTGGAAGAGACTAATAGAAAAGGGTTATACGGTTAAGCAAGTAGAAGAGGGAATGCTCGGAATACTGGATATAAAAAAGGTGAGAGAGCCTAGTTGTAAAGAATATGATGGTAAAGAAATTTGTATTGCAGGTAATGGGTATACATGGGTTCAATATTTTATTAATGGAAAGAACTTTGCGATTACAGCTATGTTAGATGATAGGCACAATTTAGTGCAATATTATATTGATGTGACGAAAGAATATGAAATAGATGACCGTGGTTTACCGTATTTTGATGATTTATATTTAGATGTAGTATTATTACCTAGCGGTAAGGTGTATGTATTAGATGAAGAGGAGCTAGAGGACGCTTATAAAAGTGGCGATGTCACGAAGGAAGATTATGAGCTAGTTTGGTACACGACGAAATGGATATTAGCAACAATAAAAAATAGTGAATTTTATTGGATTTCAATATTGGAAGAAGAAATCGAAAAGTTAAAATGA
- a CDS encoding Na+/H+ antiporter NhaC family protein codes for MKETRGNGLALLPLGIFLALFIGSGIITGDFYKLPILVAISIAVGVALVMNRKESFNVKVERFAKGAGNPDIMIMVLIFVLAGAFSETAKGMGGVDSTVNLALTILPPGFIVAGIFVIGAFISLAMGTSMGTIAALAPIAVGISGQTDISIALAMATVVGGAMFGDNLSFISDTTIAAVRSQGTEMKDKFKTNFLIVLPAAIITIVLLVIVTSGSDTQIKAHSFEWIKILPYAGVLITALLGWNVLIVLTGGTVLSGVIGLIDGSYTLESFFKSVTTGMGGMMELVLLAILIGGMVELIQYNGGIQYLMNVLTRNIRSKKGAEFGIAGLVSMTNMCTANNTISIIFTGPLAKNIADQYEIDPRKSASVLDLFSCCVQGLIPYGAQMLTAAGFAALSPVELLPYAFYPILVGVCGIVSILIGFPRFSKVAEKKEYHKTA; via the coding sequence TTGAAAGAAACGAGAGGAAATGGTTTAGCTTTATTACCACTTGGGATATTTTTGGCGCTATTTATTGGTTCTGGAATTATTACAGGTGATTTCTATAAATTGCCGATACTTGTAGCGATTTCAATTGCTGTAGGAGTCGCTTTAGTGATGAATCGTAAAGAAAGTTTTAATGTGAAAGTCGAGCGGTTCGCTAAAGGTGCAGGAAATCCGGATATTATGATTATGGTATTAATTTTTGTGCTTGCAGGTGCATTTTCTGAAACTGCTAAAGGAATGGGTGGAGTAGACTCAACTGTTAATTTAGCGTTAACTATTTTGCCACCAGGATTTATCGTAGCTGGAATCTTTGTTATTGGTGCATTTATTTCATTAGCGATGGGAACATCAATGGGAACAATTGCAGCATTAGCACCGATTGCTGTAGGTATTAGTGGTCAAACTGATATCTCAATTGCACTTGCGATGGCTACTGTTGTTGGCGGAGCGATGTTTGGTGATAATTTATCATTTATTTCAGATACAACAATCGCAGCTGTTCGTTCACAAGGAACAGAAATGAAAGATAAGTTTAAAACGAACTTTTTAATTGTATTACCAGCGGCTATTATTACAATTGTACTATTAGTAATAGTTACTTCAGGAAGTGATACGCAGATTAAAGCGCATAGCTTTGAGTGGATAAAGATTTTACCGTACGCAGGAGTACTTATTACAGCGCTACTTGGCTGGAATGTACTTATTGTATTAACTGGTGGAACTGTACTATCTGGTGTTATCGGTCTTATAGATGGAAGTTACACGTTAGAAAGTTTCTTTAAAAGTGTAACGACTGGAATGGGCGGTATGATGGAGTTAGTGTTACTTGCTATATTAATTGGCGGTATGGTTGAATTAATCCAATATAATGGTGGTATTCAATATTTAATGAATGTATTAACTCGTAATATTCGTTCGAAAAAAGGAGCAGAATTTGGTATTGCTGGTTTAGTGAGTATGACGAATATGTGTACAGCGAATAATACAATTTCAATTATCTTTACAGGCCCGCTTGCAAAAAATATTGCAGATCAATATGAAATAGACCCTCGTAAATCAGCGAGTGTATTAGATCTTTTCTCATGTTGTGTGCAAGGGTTAATTCCATACGGTGCCCAAATGTTAACGGCAGCAGGATTTGCAGCGTTATCTCCGGTTGAATTGTTACCATATGCATTTTATCCAATTTTAGTTGGAGTATGTGGGATTGTTTCTATTTTAATTGGGTTTCCAAGGTTTTCGAAAGTAGCTGAGAAAAAAGAGTATCATAAAACAGCTTAA
- a CDS encoding PspA/IM30 family protein, whose amino-acid sequence MKQSLFGRVRDAILADFHNVLDEKERKNPIAMLNQYLRDSEREITKIEKLIERHKTLKSNFARELEQARYFVNKRSKQAIIAQEAGELQLHERALEEVAYYEGQVTRLEEMYAGVVEQIDELERRLSEMKNKLKEMHAKRMELMARENMAHANRRMNTAMHKMDENNPFLRFEEIEDHIRDLETRMNEEHERDTFDMKIAKLEREMKEKNDVSLTKELTK is encoded by the coding sequence ATGAAACAATCTTTATTCGGACGTGTACGCGATGCAATTTTAGCTGATTTTCATAATGTGTTAGATGAGAAGGAAAGAAAAAATCCAATTGCGATGTTAAACCAATATTTACGTGATAGTGAGCGTGAAATAACAAAAATTGAGAAGTTAATTGAACGTCATAAAACATTAAAATCTAACTTTGCTCGTGAGCTTGAGCAAGCACGCTATTTCGTTAACAAAAGATCAAAGCAAGCTATCATTGCTCAAGAAGCAGGCGAATTACAATTGCACGAACGTGCTTTAGAAGAGGTAGCTTATTATGAAGGGCAAGTAACTCGATTAGAAGAAATGTATGCAGGTGTTGTAGAGCAAATTGATGAGTTAGAGCGTCGTCTTTCTGAAATGAAAAATAAATTAAAAGAAATGCACGCAAAGCGTATGGAACTAATGGCACGTGAAAATATGGCACATGCAAATCGTCGTATGAATACTGCGATGCATAAAATGGATGAAAATAATCCGTTCTTACGATTTGAAGAAATTGAAGATCACATTCGTGACTTAGAAACTCGTATGAATGAAGAGCATGAGCGTGACACATTTGATATGAAAATTGCAAAACTTGAGCGTGAAATGAAGGAAAAGAATGATGTATCGTTAACGAAAGAGTTAACAAAATAA
- the liaF gene encoding cell wall-active antibiotics response protein LiaF produces the protein MKKHFSKTQLMGMLLIIFGFGLFLDMILGHFEPGGLIFAFIMLMFGRHYRKKNRYVRGNVFLFVGGIVFLFFLFSSAAFVLVVFACLALIGYQLIQQGHQQKAMKVEIKEKGIIDEEKQIYRTEPYLKNMFVGNVRMMDHIYELEDINVQYGACDVEMDLTTAMIPEGETVIVIRGVVGNIRLYVPYDIELSLNHSVLVGRVLLPGHEETGFNRNVTFRTEQYKEAPRRIKIISSLVVGDTEVRKV, from the coding sequence ATGAAGAAACATTTTTCAAAGACACAATTAATGGGGATGCTCCTCATCATATTTGGATTCGGTCTTTTTCTTGATATGATACTTGGACATTTTGAACCAGGTGGTCTCATTTTTGCATTTATTATGCTTATGTTTGGAAGGCATTATCGTAAAAAGAATCGTTATGTACGGGGAAATGTATTTTTATTTGTTGGTGGTATCGTATTTTTATTCTTCTTATTTTCATCAGCAGCATTTGTTCTTGTCGTATTTGCTTGTTTAGCTTTAATTGGTTATCAATTGATTCAACAAGGACATCAGCAAAAAGCAATGAAGGTTGAAATTAAAGAAAAAGGGATTATAGACGAAGAGAAGCAAATATATCGTACAGAACCATATTTGAAAAATATGTTTGTAGGCAATGTACGAATGATGGATCATATTTATGAACTTGAGGATATTAATGTTCAATATGGTGCTTGTGATGTGGAAATGGATTTAACAACTGCTATGATTCCAGAAGGAGAAACAGTAATTGTTATTCGAGGTGTCGTTGGTAATATTCGTTTATATGTGCCATATGATATTGAACTTTCTTTAAATCATTCTGTTCTTGTCGGCCGTGTGCTCTTGCCAGGTCATGAAGAGACAGGGTTTAACCGCAATGTTACATTTAGAACAGAGCAGTATAAAGAGGCTCCTCGTCGTATTAAAATTATTTCTTCGCTTGTCGTAGGCGACACGGAAGTGAGGAAAGTATAA
- a CDS encoding sensor histidine kinase: MKKQKNISWMYIRYSMLSSVSIALICTIVYVWKSEQQVYDLLWKESIASVPIGLFIMTTSLLIGGIVGYAIGYYIEQRIQGLNTFLFEVERGNFPSDVSFTADDEFHEVERKVIALARRLEEQAGLFQKVTNERAHWNEEMRQEAISQERHRLARELHDSVSQQLFAMSMMMSAINEQITEFPDVTKKQLQLVENMVVNAQSEMRALLLHLRPVQLEGKKLTEGIEELLTELSRKQHMKIEWLIEPIELKKGVEDHLFRIVQEALSNTLRHAKAKKTEVRLRKIDQYAILKIIDDGVGFEVGVNKAGSYGLRSMQERVHEIGGTLKVLSFPAKGTQIEVKVPIMLERGGEV; encoded by the coding sequence ATGAAGAAACAAAAAAATATTTCGTGGATGTATATTCGTTATTCTATGTTGTCCTCTGTTAGTATCGCACTCATTTGTACAATTGTATATGTATGGAAAAGCGAGCAACAAGTGTATGATTTATTATGGAAGGAATCCATCGCTTCTGTTCCAATTGGCTTGTTTATTATGACTACAAGTTTACTTATCGGGGGAATTGTAGGATATGCAATCGGTTACTATATAGAGCAGCGTATACAAGGATTAAATACTTTTCTATTTGAAGTAGAGCGAGGGAATTTTCCGAGCGATGTTTCGTTTACTGCAGATGATGAATTTCATGAAGTGGAACGAAAAGTAATCGCTCTGGCTCGTCGATTAGAGGAGCAAGCGGGACTCTTTCAAAAAGTAACGAATGAACGAGCTCATTGGAATGAAGAGATGAGACAAGAAGCGATATCTCAAGAAAGGCATCGTTTAGCAAGGGAGTTGCATGATTCAGTAAGTCAGCAGCTTTTCGCAATGTCGATGATGATGTCAGCGATTAATGAACAAATAACTGAATTTCCAGATGTGACAAAAAAACAATTACAACTTGTTGAAAATATGGTTGTAAATGCTCAATCAGAAATGAGAGCATTGCTCCTTCATTTACGTCCTGTACAATTGGAAGGAAAGAAACTGACAGAAGGTATAGAGGAATTATTAACGGAATTATCGCGAAAACAACATATGAAAATTGAATGGCTTATTGAGCCAATAGAATTAAAAAAAGGTGTAGAAGATCATTTATTCCGTATTGTGCAAGAAGCGCTATCAAACACGTTGCGACACGCGAAGGCAAAGAAAACAGAAGTGCGCCTTCGAAAAATTGATCAATATGCGATTTTAAAAATCATTGATGACGGTGTTGGGTTTGAAGTAGGCGTTAATAAAGCCGGTTCCTATGGCTTAAGATCGATGCAAGAGCGTGTTCATGAAATTGGTGGGACACTCAAGGTACTTAGTTTCCCGGCCAAAGGTACACAAATAGAAGTGAAAGTACCGATTATGCTTGAGAGAGGGGGAGAAGTATGA
- a CDS encoding response regulator produces MIKVLLVDDHEMVRMGVSAYLSTQPDIEVVGEAENGKKGSELALQLRPDIILMDLVMDEMDGVEATRAIIQEWPEAKIVVVTSFLDDEKLYPVIEAGATSYLLKTSRASDIADAVRATYDGETVLEPKVTGKMMSRMRQKKEQPLHDDLTEREFEILLLIAEGKSNQEIADELFIALKTVKTHVSNILNKLNVSDRTQAVIYAFRHQLTK; encoded by the coding sequence ATGATAAAAGTATTGCTTGTCGATGATCATGAAATGGTTCGTATGGGTGTATCGGCATATTTATCTACACAGCCAGATATTGAAGTAGTAGGGGAAGCTGAAAATGGAAAAAAAGGATCAGAATTAGCACTGCAATTAAGACCGGATATTATTTTAATGGATCTTGTTATGGATGAGATGGATGGTGTCGAAGCAACACGTGCTATTATTCAAGAATGGCCAGAAGCAAAAATTGTAGTTGTAACAAGCTTTTTAGATGACGAAAAATTGTATCCTGTTATTGAGGCTGGGGCGACTAGTTATTTATTAAAAACATCAAGAGCAAGTGATATTGCAGATGCTGTACGAGCTACTTATGATGGAGAAACAGTATTAGAGCCGAAAGTTACCGGGAAAATGATGTCCCGTATGCGTCAAAAGAAAGAGCAACCTTTGCATGATGATTTAACGGAAAGAGAGTTTGAGATTTTGTTATTAATTGCAGAGGGAAAAAGTAATCAAGAGATTGCGGATGAGTTATTTATTGCACTGAAAACGGTAAAGACACATGTGAGTAATATATTAAATAAATTGAATGTAAGTGATCGTACTCAGGCAGTTATTTATGCATTTAGACATCAATTAACGAAGTGA
- a CDS encoding DUF3922 domain-containing protein, which produces MFLLTINIVSVIIEVLTVHIKGRMYMLVQTIFGMDKSKKLGDYVNALQALCEQYNVETDKIAIIEATEEYYLFLVKQEEHYDVVKVETVDTNIEYYTKAYKISSFNHNAYQM; this is translated from the coding sequence ATGTTTTTATTGACGATAAATATTGTAAGCGTTATCATTGAGGTGTTAACAGTACATATAAAGGGGAGAATGTATATGTTAGTTCAAACTATATTCGGAATGGATAAGTCTAAAAAATTAGGGGATTATGTGAACGCATTACAAGCACTTTGTGAACAATATAATGTTGAAACAGATAAAATTGCGATTATTGAGGCAACAGAGGAATACTATTTATTTTTAGTAAAGCAAGAAGAGCACTATGATGTTGTCAAGGTAGAAACAGTTGATACGAATATTGAATATTATACGAAAGCTTATAAAATAAGCAGTTTTAATCATAATGCTTATCAAATGTAA
- the brnQ3 gene encoding branched-chain amino acid transport system II carrier protein BrnQ3, which translates to MNTVSKKHIFFTGLMLFSLFFGAGNLIFPPMLGQNAGENFWPAMIGFLLTGVGLPLLTVIAISLSGNGMQQLASHVHPLFGIFFTVVVYIAIGPSMGIPRVANVAYEMGVSSFLPETIRSSSLVLFVYTIIFFTFVFWLSLNPSKLVDRIGNILTPILLLSIFLLFVKSVFTPLGQSGPAMQEYQTSPIFKGFMEGYLTMDTISALAFGIIVVNAIRSKGVNDRKSIAIATAKAGLIAATGLVLVYGALGWLGATSVSLGYAKNGGQLLTVIVQQLFGPYGLLLLSLIVTLACLTTCVGLVSACSQYFSTLLTTFSYKTFASIICALGLLVANLGLTKIIAISVPILLVVYPIAIVLVLLSLLHKYFGGYRSVYVGALIGAAVVSVFDGLKQGGISVSFITPYFEFIPLYNEGIGWLIPALAGALIGLAIAKLSGTKKVPLLTESNEVKAS; encoded by the coding sequence ATGAACACTGTATCAAAAAAACATATTTTTTTCACGGGTCTTATGCTATTTTCTTTATTTTTTGGGGCAGGTAATTTAATTTTCCCTCCCATGCTTGGACAAAACGCAGGTGAAAACTTTTGGCCAGCAATGATTGGATTTTTACTAACAGGAGTTGGCTTACCACTACTAACTGTTATCGCAATTTCTCTATCAGGAAATGGGATGCAGCAACTCGCGAGTCATGTCCATCCATTATTCGGAATTTTCTTTACAGTAGTTGTATACATTGCCATCGGTCCATCCATGGGCATCCCACGTGTTGCAAATGTCGCTTATGAAATGGGTGTTAGTTCTTTCTTACCAGAAACAATCCGCTCTAGCAGCCTAGTGCTATTTGTATATACAATCATATTCTTTACTTTCGTATTTTGGCTGAGTTTAAATCCATCTAAACTTGTCGATCGTATTGGAAATATATTAACACCTATTTTATTACTCTCAATTTTCTTATTGTTTGTTAAAAGTGTCTTTACACCACTTGGGCAATCAGGACCAGCTATGCAAGAGTATCAAACTTCTCCAATCTTCAAAGGCTTTATGGAAGGGTACTTAACAATGGACACCATTTCAGCACTTGCATTTGGAATTATCGTTGTAAATGCAATTCGCTCTAAAGGTGTGAATGATCGTAAGTCCATTGCCATCGCCACAGCAAAAGCAGGGCTTATTGCCGCTACAGGACTCGTACTTGTATATGGTGCACTCGGCTGGCTTGGGGCAACTAGTGTCTCTCTCGGATATGCAAAAAATGGTGGACAGCTACTTACTGTTATCGTACAACAATTATTCGGTCCGTACGGTTTGCTCCTATTATCTCTTATCGTTACACTCGCTTGTTTAACGACATGCGTTGGACTCGTATCTGCGTGCAGCCAATATTTTTCAACATTATTGACTACATTCTCATACAAAACGTTCGCGAGTATCATTTGCGCATTAGGATTATTAGTTGCCAACTTAGGTTTAACGAAAATTATCGCAATCTCTGTTCCAATTCTACTTGTTGTGTATCCAATTGCGATTGTACTCGTACTACTATCGTTACTTCATAAATACTTCGGTGGATATCGCTCTGTTTATGTAGGTGCTTTAATCGGAGCAGCTGTAGTGAGCGTATTTGATGGATTAAAACAAGGTGGTATTTCAGTTTCATTCATCACACCATATTTTGAATTTATCCCTTTATATAATGAAGGAATCGGCTGGCTAATACCAGCATTAGCAGGAGCTCTTATTGGCCTTGCAATCGCTAAGTTAAGCGGTACGAAAAAAGTTCCATTACTAACCGAATCTAACGAAGTAAAAGCCTCCTAA
- a CDS encoding class I SAM-dependent methyltransferase yields MSINFHDANNKYTYATRNAHISWAEMVTNITDIQNKQIIDIGCGGGIYTKELALMGAKNVVGLDFSKEILQAAKENCNNFPNISFIHGDAHNIPYPNETFDIVISRAVIHHLQDIPTFLREASRILNKNGVLILQDRTIEDCTVPGSPEHIRGYFFSIFPKLIEIESKRRPKTNTIQKELQKHSLHVLPTQTQWEVRKIHDSVEALLQDLSPRTGRSILYELTDDEISQLLQHIQTALQNVSPIIERDRWTIWSAMKL; encoded by the coding sequence ATGTCCATTAATTTTCATGATGCAAATAATAAATACACATACGCAACAAGAAACGCTCATATTTCTTGGGCTGAAATGGTAACAAACATTACAGACATACAAAACAAGCAAATAATTGATATTGGCTGCGGTGGCGGGATTTATACGAAAGAACTTGCTCTTATGGGAGCTAAAAATGTTGTGGGACTTGATTTTTCAAAAGAAATATTACAAGCTGCAAAAGAAAATTGCAACAACTTTCCAAATATTTCATTCATCCACGGTGATGCACATAATATCCCATACCCTAATGAAACATTCGACATAGTTATTTCGCGCGCAGTTATTCATCATTTACAAGACATTCCTACATTTTTACGTGAAGCTTCTCGTATATTAAATAAAAACGGTGTACTTATTTTACAAGATCGAACGATTGAAGATTGTACAGTTCCAGGAAGTCCCGAACACATTCGTGGATATTTTTTCTCTATATTTCCAAAACTCATTGAAATAGAGTCAAAAAGACGTCCAAAAACTAACACGATACAGAAAGAATTACAAAAACATTCTCTTCACGTACTTCCCACACAAACACAATGGGAAGTACGAAAAATACATGATTCTGTAGAAGCATTGCTACAAGATTTATCTCCTCGAACAGGTCGATCCATTCTATATGAGTTAACAGATGATGAAATTTCTCAACTTCTACAACATATACAGACCGCATTACAAAACGTCTCTCCTATTATTGAAAGAGATCGATGGACAATTTGGAGCGCCATGAAGTTGTAA
- a CDS encoding site-2 protease family protein, with product MKNNKKGLWGIIVAIGLFLLSKLKWIFAIFKLAKFSTVFSMFLSLGAYAVIYGWKFGVALIYLLFVHEMGHLWAAKRKGIPTSPAIFIPFMGALIGMKEMPKNAKDEAYIAYMGPLFGLLSFLPAIPLYIMTKEPFWALVILLGSMINFFNLIPVSPLDGGRIISVVSTKIWGAGLILLLGYSIYFKSILGGFIVIIGCMELYRVIKRDEPIKELGHKIDGMKEYVARLEEELKETGAVHRTIYMMHHEMNALRQREREKELQIGELQKMEVLEYLLPKFEPLDYVPYEDEKDEYTIHIREAFEASERKLNEWKTEKEQQENYYKVDTKTKWTVFACYIGLIAILGYTAYEGYIVLQEHLPRRNV from the coding sequence ATGAAAAATAATAAAAAAGGATTATGGGGAATTATTGTTGCCATAGGATTATTTTTACTGTCTAAGTTAAAGTGGATATTTGCAATTTTTAAATTAGCAAAGTTTTCAACGGTATTTAGTATGTTTCTATCGCTTGGCGCATACGCAGTTATTTATGGTTGGAAATTTGGAGTGGCGCTCATTTATTTGTTGTTTGTTCATGAAATGGGCCATTTATGGGCTGCGAAAAGAAAAGGGATCCCAACATCGCCAGCGATCTTTATTCCATTTATGGGGGCTCTTATTGGAATGAAAGAGATGCCGAAAAATGCAAAAGATGAAGCTTACATTGCCTATATGGGTCCGCTTTTCGGACTTCTGTCATTTTTGCCAGCGATACCGCTTTATATAATGACGAAAGAGCCATTTTGGGCGCTTGTTATTTTGCTTGGAAGTATGATTAATTTCTTTAATTTAATTCCCGTTTCGCCGCTAGATGGTGGGCGAATTATTTCAGTTGTCAGTACTAAAATTTGGGGAGCGGGCCTTATTTTATTACTTGGCTATTCAATTTACTTTAAAAGTATTTTGGGAGGATTTATTGTTATTATCGGTTGTATGGAATTATATAGAGTGATAAAGAGAGATGAGCCGATTAAGGAATTAGGGCATAAAATTGATGGGATGAAAGAATATGTTGCTAGGCTTGAAGAGGAATTAAAAGAAACGGGTGCTGTACATCGGACTATATACATGATGCATCATGAGATGAATGCATTAAGACAAAGAGAACGGGAAAAAGAGTTACAAATAGGTGAACTTCAAAAAATGGAAGTGTTAGAGTATCTTTTACCGAAGTTCGAACCATTAGATTATGTTCCATATGAAGATGAAAAAGATGAGTATACTATTCACATAAGAGAAGCATTTGAAGCGTCAGAAAGAAAATTAAATGAATGGAAAACAGAAAAGGAACAACAAGAAAACTATTATAAAGTGGATACGAAAACGAAATGGACAGTATTTGCTTGTTATATCGGATTAATAGCTATACTTGGTTATACAGCTTATGAAGGTTATATTGTTTTACAGGAGCATTTGCCAAGACGAAATGTGTAG
- the hmpA gene encoding NO-inducible flavohemoprotein yields MLSAKTIEIVKSTVPLLQEKGVEITTRFYQILFSEHPELLNIFNHTNQKKGRQQQALANAVYAAATYIDNLEAIIPVVKQIGHKHRSLGIKAEHYPIVGTCLLRAIKEVAGAPDEVLNAWGEAYGVIADAFISIEAEMYEEAAHKEGGWKDFRNFVIVKKVKESDVITSFYLKPEDGGKVSSFIPGQYVTVQINIEGETYTHNRQYSLSDAPGKEYYRISVKKEKGVDTPDGKVSNYLHEHVKEGDILPVSAPAGDFVLKMDSTLPVVLISGGVGITPMMSMLNTLIEQDSKRNVYFVHAAINSNTHAMKEHVKAVDNEYEQVKAYTCYSAPTEKDLETKNFDKEGFIEAEWLQTIIPTTEAEFYFCGPVAFMKHINAALTDLGVKQEHIHYEFFGPATSLQ; encoded by the coding sequence ATGTTAAGTGCAAAAACAATTGAAATCGTAAAGTCAACAGTACCATTATTACAAGAAAAAGGCGTTGAAATTACAACGAGATTTTATCAAATTTTATTTTCGGAACATCCGGAGTTATTGAATATTTTCAACCATACGAATCAGAAAAAGGGAAGACAACAACAAGCGTTAGCGAATGCTGTTTATGCTGCTGCAACGTACATTGATAATTTAGAAGCTATTATTCCAGTTGTAAAACAAATTGGTCATAAGCATAGAAGTTTAGGTATTAAAGCTGAGCATTATCCGATTGTAGGCACATGTTTACTACGTGCCATTAAAGAGGTCGCAGGTGCACCTGATGAAGTTTTAAATGCATGGGGAGAAGCATATGGTGTCATTGCTGATGCATTTATTAGCATTGAAGCAGAGATGTATGAAGAAGCTGCACATAAAGAAGGTGGATGGAAAGACTTCCGCAACTTTGTGATTGTTAAAAAAGTGAAGGAAAGCGATGTTATTACGTCATTTTATTTGAAACCTGAAGATGGAGGGAAAGTTTCTTCATTCATCCCAGGTCAATATGTAACGGTTCAAATCAATATTGAAGGTGAGACATATACACATAATCGTCAATACAGTTTATCCGATGCTCCTGGGAAAGAATATTATCGTATTAGTGTAAAGAAAGAAAAAGGTGTAGATACACCAGACGGTAAAGTGTCTAATTACTTACATGAACATGTAAAAGAAGGAGATATTTTGCCAGTAAGTGCACCAGCGGGAGATTTCGTATTAAAAATGGATTCAACGTTACCAGTTGTACTAATTAGTGGTGGAGTAGGGATTACACCGATGATGAGTATGTTAAATACGTTAATTGAACAAGATTCAAAACGAAATGTATATTTTGTTCATGCAGCAATAAATAGTAATACACATGCAATGAAAGAACATGTTAAGGCAGTAGACAATGAATATGAACAAGTTAAAGCATACACTTGTTATTCTGCACCAACTGAAAAAGATTTGGAAACGAAGAACTTTGATAAAGAAGGATTTATTGAAGCAGAATGGTTACAAACTATTATTCCGACAACTGAAGCAGAATTTTATTTCTGTGGTCCAGTAGCATTTATGAAGCATATAAATGCTGCACTAACTGATTTAGGTGTGAAACAAGAGCATATTCATTATGAATTTTTCGGCCCAGCAACAAGCTTACAATAA
- a CDS encoding Crp/Fnr family transcriptional regulator → MILHKGDVLFRQGEDGPLYFIKTGLLKVVRLEEDGTPFLFNIIVPGETIPHHSLISPKEYHGTAIALIKTEVEPITSSEWYERLQANPESYANIAMQLQSKLRMMQQRIDQLTTVSPKERLHRLQEWFTLYLDDIPIYEILTQTEIGQLIGIRRETVNRLLREQIKNEVK, encoded by the coding sequence TTGATTCTACACAAAGGAGATGTACTATTCCGTCAAGGCGAGGACGGTCCTTTATACTTTATAAAAACTGGCTTATTAAAAGTAGTTCGGTTAGAAGAAGACGGAACACCATTTTTATTCAACATTATCGTTCCAGGTGAAACGATACCTCATCATTCTTTAATTTCACCGAAAGAATATCACGGTACAGCTATCGCTTTAATAAAAACAGAAGTGGAACCAATTACTAGTAGTGAATGGTATGAGAGACTTCAAGCAAATCCTGAATCATATGCCAACATCGCTATGCAATTGCAATCGAAATTAAGAATGATGCAACAACGAATTGATCAATTGACAACCGTCTCACCAAAAGAACGTCTTCATCGTTTACAAGAATGGTTCACATTATATTTAGATGACATTCCTATATATGAAATATTAACACAAACTGAAATTGGTCAACTGATAGGCATACGCCGTGAAACAGTTAACCGTTTATTACGAGAACAAATAAAAAACGAGGTAAAATAA